One genomic segment of Coffea arabica cultivar ET-39 chromosome 6e, Coffea Arabica ET-39 HiFi, whole genome shotgun sequence includes these proteins:
- the LOC113695493 gene encoding DNA-directed RNA polymerase III subunit RPC10-like — MEFCPTCGMLLQYELPHMDRPARFFCPTCPYVCHMDSKVKIKRKHRLVKKELDPIISKDDELEHLPETEAPCPNCGHLKAAFGQQQTRSADEPMTTYYTCKKCRHNWKED, encoded by the exons ATGGAATTTTGCCCGACTTGTGGGATGTTATTGCAGTATGAATTGCCGCATATGGACCGCCCCGCCAGATTCTTTTGTCCAACATGCCCGTATGTATGTCACATGGATAGTAAG gttaaaataaaaagaaagcatCGGTTAGTTAAGAAAGAACTAGATCCTATCATTTCCAAAGACGACGAGCTTGAACATTTACCAGAAACTGAAG CTCCTTGTCCTAATTGTGGTCATCTTAAGGCAGCCTTTGGTCAACAGCAGACCAGATCTGCTGATGAGCCGATGACAACATATTACACATGCAAGAAATGTAGACACAATTGGAAAGAAGACTAA